DNA sequence from the Halobacterium sp. DL1 genome:
GGTCAACGACCTGCAGGCGCTTGCGGAGACGTCCCGGAAGCTCACCGTCGACGACGTTGTGATGGGCGAGCGGGACCGCTCGGAGGGCGTCTTCGACTTCCTCGACGCGCTCATCAAGACCCACGGCGCCCAGGACGCACTCGAAGCGGCCTACGACGTCGACGAGACGCCCGACGACCTCATCAACTGGGTCGAGGACAACGTCCCGAAGGACTACTACGGCGAGGAACTCGCGGTCGCCTACGAGTTCCTCTCGAACGCGGACGTCTGGCTCGGCCGCGTCCGGGCGACCCAGGAGTACTCCTACTGGCGGTACGCGACGGACAACATCGCTGGTGGTGTGGCGGCCGCGCGGCGGAACGACCACGGCGGCTGGACGCGTTACGGCCCGCCGTCGTACTGGCGGAAGCTCGGCAGTTCGCGGGCGACCCGGGAGAAGCGAGACTACGTCGCGCGCCACATCGCGGACACCGCGGGCTGTAGCATGGCGACGGCGCGCAGCGAGGTACTCCCGTTCCTCGCGGTGATGACCCACCACTGCAAGAACCGGGAGCTGACGGTGGCGATGACGGCGGCCTACGACCTCGACGCCGAGCACGTCTCGTTCGTCACGGGGTCGGGGAAGACGACGAACAAAGTGGAGTCAATCGTCGAGGACGCCCGGGAACGCCGCGAGCAGGAGGCCGTCGACCACTCCGGGGGCGCCTTCGAGGGCGCGACCCGCGACGCGGACGCGGCCGTCTTCGGTAGTGAGGAGGAGGACGCAGACGCGGGCGACGACGCGGACGCTGAGGAGGACGACGTGCTCACTGACGACGAGAGTGAGTCGGTCGAAGAACAGGCTGCGGCCGCGGAGGCCGACGACGACCAGTCGGGGCTCGACGAGTTCTTCTAGTTCCCCGACGTCCGGCCGCCCGCAGAGCCGCCAACGCCCGGGACGGCGACCTGCTTGCGCACCCACTCCATCGTCGTCGTCGCTGAGAGGACGAGCAGGATGTAGACGACCGCGGCAAGCAGGAAGAGGTCCAGGAACCGGTAGTTCTGGTAGGCGGTGCTCTCGGCGATCTCGTACAGCTCGGTGACGGTGATGAACGACGCCAGCGAGGAGTACTTCACGAGGTAGACGAGTTCGTTCGTCCACGACGGGATGGCGTACCGGAGCGCCTGCGGGAGCACGACGTAGCGGATTCCCCCGACCTGCGAGAGGCCGATGGACCGCGCGGCGGTGAGCTGGCCGGTTGGGACGCTCTCGATGGCGCCGCGGATGTACTCGGCCTGGTAGGCGGCGCTGTTGATGGTGAAGCCGACGACGGCCACCCAGACGGCCTGGGCGGGCACGATGCCGGTGCCGACGAACGGCACCTCGGCGAACCAGCGGGACAGCGGGAGCGCGTAGTAGAGCACGAACAGCTGGGCGAGTAGCGGCGTCCCGCGGATGAGTTCGATGAAGCCGAGCGCGAGCCAGCCCGAGACGCGCCCGTAGACGCGGGCTGCCGCCAGCGGCACCGCGATGAAGATGCCGAAGAAGATGCCCAGCACCGTCAGCACGACGGTGAGCCACGCGCCCGCGGCGAACGCCGGGAGGTACTCCGCGGCGAACG
Encoded proteins:
- a CDS encoding ATPase AAA; protein product: MTDWTEKYRPSSLSEVRGNNKARDALREWADTWADHGEAAILHGSPGIGKTSAAHALAADEGWDVVELNASDQRTADVVERVAGEAAKSGTLTGGSGGRKLVVMDEADNLHGNVDRGGSAAITRLVKEATQPIVLIANEYYDMSNGVRNACRDIEFRDVSKRSIVPVLRDICRREDVAYDDEALEAIAEQNSGDLRSAVNDLQALAETSRKLTVDDVVMGERDRSEGVFDFLDALIKTHGAQDALEAAYDVDETPDDLINWVEDNVPKDYYGEELAVAYEFLSNADVWLGRVRATQEYSYWRYATDNIAGGVAAARRNDHGGWTRYGPPSYWRKLGSSRATREKRDYVARHIADTAGCSMATARSEVLPFLAVMTHHCKNRELTVAMTAAYDLDAEHVSFVTGSGKTTNKVESIVEDARERREQEAVDHSGGAFEGATRDADAAVFGSEEEDADAGDDADAEEDDVLTDDESESVEEQAAAAEADDDQSGLDEFF
- a CDS encoding amino acid ABC transporter permease: MRRLTQRLGRNAILAVFWFWFSLRLLNDWFGGVIVEQGEPFVPPAPFAEAAAALRESAVGLGLIGAPIGWVANLLGSISFAAEYLPAFAAGAWLTVVLTVLGIFFGIFIAVPLAAARVYGRVSGWLALGFIELIRGTPLLAQLFVLYYALPLSRWFAEVPFVGTGIVPAQAVWVAVVGFTINSAAYQAEYIRGAIESVPTGQLTAARSIGLSQVGGIRYVVLPQALRYAIPSWTNELVYLVKYSSLASFITVTELYEIAESTAYQNYRFLDLFLLAAVVYILLVLSATTTMEWVRKQVAVPGVGGSAGGRTSGN